The following proteins are encoded in a genomic region of Candidatus Methylospira mobilis:
- a CDS encoding IS3 family transposase has protein sequence MQQKTYPVTVLCRVMQVSTSAYYEWLKARQDSDKDQQDQKLAEKARQIFIDNKQCFGSRRLADRLQKQGFVVGRFKTRRIMRDLNLKVRYPRRVKVTTDSNHNEAISPNRLDRQFQVGKPNQVWTTDITYVWTLEGWLYVAVVIDLFSRQVVGWAIDDHMRASLCVKALQMAFWRRKPPPGLLHHSDRGSQYASREYRRHLDVMKMEQSMSRKGNCWDNSPTERFFRSLKHEQLNYEKFKTQAAAKLSVIDYLAFYNGLRPHSTLGYQSPLEFEREFYRNAA, from the coding sequence GTGCAACAGAAGACGTATCCAGTGACCGTGCTCTGTCGAGTGATGCAGGTGAGTACCAGTGCGTATTATGAGTGGTTAAAAGCCCGACAGGACAGCGATAAGGATCAACAAGATCAAAAGCTTGCCGAGAAGGCGAGGCAGATTTTCATCGACAATAAACAGTGCTTTGGTTCGCGTCGTTTAGCGGATCGACTGCAAAAACAAGGTTTTGTCGTTGGGCGTTTTAAAACGCGGCGCATCATGCGAGATTTAAACTTGAAGGTGCGCTATCCCAGGCGAGTTAAGGTCACCACCGATAGTAACCATAACGAGGCCATTTCGCCCAACCGCTTGGACCGGCAATTCCAGGTTGGCAAGCCCAATCAAGTATGGACGACAGATATCACCTACGTGTGGACCCTAGAAGGCTGGCTTTATGTCGCGGTGGTCATCGATCTGTTTTCCCGGCAAGTCGTGGGCTGGGCGATTGATGATCACATGCGGGCCTCGCTGTGCGTCAAGGCCTTGCAAATGGCCTTCTGGCGCCGCAAACCGCCACCCGGTCTGTTGCATCACTCGGATCGTGGCAGCCAGTATGCGAGCAGGGAATATCGCCGGCATTTAGACGTGATGAAGATGGAACAGAGTATGAGCCGCAAAGGGAACTGCTGGGACAACTCGCCGACCGAACGTTTTTTTCGCAGCTTGAAGCATGAGCAGCTCAACTACGAAAAATTCAAGACCCAAGCGGCGGCAAAACTGAGTGTGATCGATTATTTGGCTTTTTATAATGGCCTTCGACCACACTCAACATTGGGCTACCAGTCCCCACTCGAATTCGAGCGGGAATTTTATAGAAACGCTGCCTGA
- a CDS encoding 5'-nucleotidase, translating into MTFSRKLVVAISSRTLFDLDDSHRLFETEGKEAFCRYQVEHENEPLEPGVAFPLVQKLLAINQASLEPLVEVILLSRNSADTGLRVFNSIQQHQLGITRAAFTSGEPPFSYIPAFGAHLFLSANAEDVAKTLNAGYAAATLLTSAAGSHRGNSPQLRIAFDGDAVLFSDEAERIFQFQGLEAFTANEKAEAHRPLSGGPFMGFLAALHHIQQCFGEDNAPIRTALVTARGAPSHERVVRTLRAWNIRIDEAMFLGGMDKGEFLQAFGADIFFDDQTRHCESASRHVATGHVPHGIANQASE; encoded by the coding sequence ATGACTTTTTCTCGAAAACTGGTGGTTGCGATTTCATCGCGGACGCTGTTCGATCTCGATGACTCTCACCGTTTATTCGAGACGGAGGGTAAGGAGGCATTTTGCCGCTATCAGGTTGAGCACGAAAACGAACCGCTGGAGCCGGGTGTGGCTTTCCCGCTGGTGCAAAAGCTGTTGGCCATCAATCAGGCCTCGCTGGAGCCGCTGGTCGAAGTGATCCTGCTGTCCAGGAACAGCGCCGATACCGGACTGCGCGTTTTCAATTCCATACAACAGCATCAGCTCGGAATTACGCGCGCGGCGTTTACCAGCGGGGAACCGCCTTTTTCCTATATCCCCGCGTTTGGCGCGCATCTGTTTCTTTCCGCGAATGCCGAAGATGTTGCAAAAACCCTTAACGCCGGTTACGCCGCAGCGACTTTGCTGACATCGGCCGCAGGCAGTCATAGAGGAAACTCTCCGCAGTTACGCATTGCGTTCGATGGCGACGCCGTGCTTTTTTCAGATGAAGCCGAGCGTATTTTTCAATTCCAGGGATTGGAGGCATTTACCGCCAATGAAAAAGCCGAAGCGCATCGTCCGCTCAGTGGAGGACCGTTCATGGGTTTTCTGGCGGCGCTGCATCATATTCAGCAATGTTTCGGGGAGGATAACGCGCCGATACGCACGGCGTTGGTGACGGCCAGAGGCGCGCCGTCGCACGAACGGGTGGTGCGTACCCTGCGCGCCTGGAATATACGTATCGACGAAGCGATGTTTTTGGGCGGGATGGACAAGGGAGAGTTCCTGCAAGCCTTCGGCGCCGATATTTTCTTCGACGACCAGACCCGGCATTGCGAGTCGGCCAGCCGCCATGTCGCGACCGGTCATGTGCCGCACGGTATTGCCAATCAAGCTTCGGAATAG
- a CDS encoding transposase → MKTNEKKHKRPKYSLEFKQDAAQLVLEKGYSLNQAADHLGISLSALGRWVRAERKPSGNDSATKKPGLNLGDHDELIRLRKENEQLRMEREILKKAAVFFAKEAE, encoded by the coding sequence ATGAAGACAAACGAGAAAAAACACAAGCGCCCCAAATACAGTCTGGAATTTAAGCAAGATGCCGCCCAGCTGGTTCTTGAAAAAGGCTACAGCCTGAACCAGGCTGCGGACCATTTGGGCATATCATTAAGTGCCCTCGGGCGCTGGGTTCGTGCGGAACGCAAGCCTTCCGGCAATGACTCCGCGACGAAAAAGCCAGGCTTGAATCTGGGGGATCACGATGAATTGATTCGCTTGCGCAAGGAAAATGAACAGTTGCGAATGGAGCGCGAGATATTAAAAAAGGCCGCAGTCTTCTTTGCGAAAGAAGCCGAATAA
- a CDS encoding zinc-dependent alcohol dehydrogenase family protein, which produces MHAYQIKAGQQIAGLELAERNAAAPAAREVRVRIHAVSLNYRDLMVADGKYLSTADKAVIPCSDGAGEVIAVGEQVTRFRVGDRVAASFFPDWIEGPPTRQNTAGSLGAAIDGMLAEETVLHEDALVAIPEYLSYVEAAAIPCAGVTAWNALFAAGDIKPGDSVLLLGTGGVSIWALQLARAAGLQTIITSSSDEKLDRACALGAFAAINYKKTPEWHKEVLQLTAGRGVDLVLEVGGQDTLNRSIASARTGGTVAIIGGVSGFGGEFNPFALIGGAKHLSGIFVGSRSMFEDLNRFLGITEIHPAVDRIFPFSQAREAYTHLKNAGHFGKVVIEVTP; this is translated from the coding sequence ATGCACGCTTATCAAATCAAGGCAGGACAGCAAATAGCCGGGCTGGAGTTGGCCGAACGTAATGCCGCTGCGCCCGCAGCACGCGAAGTACGCGTACGCATACATGCCGTATCGCTCAATTATCGGGACTTGATGGTCGCGGACGGCAAATACCTCAGCACAGCCGACAAGGCAGTGATTCCTTGCTCCGACGGCGCCGGAGAGGTCATCGCCGTCGGCGAGCAGGTAACGCGCTTCCGCGTCGGCGACCGCGTTGCGGCATCATTTTTCCCGGACTGGATCGAGGGTCCGCCAACCCGGCAAAACACGGCTGGCTCGCTCGGCGCCGCGATAGACGGCATGCTGGCGGAAGAAACCGTACTGCATGAAGATGCGCTGGTTGCGATTCCGGAGTATCTCAGCTATGTTGAAGCCGCCGCCATACCTTGCGCCGGGGTCACTGCGTGGAACGCGCTGTTCGCCGCCGGCGATATCAAACCGGGGGATAGCGTGTTGCTGCTCGGAACCGGCGGCGTATCGATCTGGGCGCTGCAGCTAGCCAGAGCAGCGGGCCTGCAGACCATCATTACGTCCTCCAGCGACGAGAAACTGGACCGAGCCTGCGCCTTGGGCGCTTTCGCAGCAATCAACTACAAGAAAACGCCCGAATGGCATAAGGAGGTTTTACAGCTAACCGCAGGACGCGGTGTCGATCTTGTACTGGAGGTCGGAGGCCAGGACACGCTGAACCGTTCAATTGCGAGCGCCAGAACCGGCGGTACGGTTGCCATTATCGGCGGCGTCAGCGGCTTCGGCGGCGAATTCAATCCTTTCGCGCTAATAGGCGGCGCAAAACACTTGTCCGGCATTTTTGTCGGCAGCCGCAGCATGTTCGAAGATCTCAACAGGTTTCTGGGTATAACGGAAATACACCCGGCCGTGGATCGTATTTTTCCTTTCTCCCAGGCGCGCGAAGCCTACACGCACCTGAAAAATGCGGGCCATTTCGGCAAGGTTGTAATTGAAGTCACCCCATAG
- a CDS encoding integron integrase, with product MQNASIPPMPAEPKLLDQVRNKIRLKHYSIRTEQAYTDWVRRFILFHGKRHPAEMGAVDVEQFLTHLAVAGKVAASTQNQAKSAILFLYKEVLALELPWLNKVERAKTPRRLPVVLNREEVQAVLSRLDGTYWLIASMLYGTGMRIMECLRLRVKDIDFQRREILIRDGKGGKDRVTMLPATLCDALKTHLAKVHRLHDDDIRQGYGTVYLPFALARKYTGANREWGWQYAFPARHFSTDPRSGETRRHHVQEQAVQRAVKQAVRDAGLSKPATPHTFRHSFATHLLESGYDIRTVQELLGHSDVSTTMIYTHVLNKGGRGVSSPLDSL from the coding sequence ATGCAAAATGCGTCAATTCCGCCCATGCCTGCAGAGCCAAAACTGCTGGATCAAGTGCGGAATAAAATCCGTCTGAAGCACTACAGCATACGTACCGAGCAGGCATATACCGACTGGGTCAGGCGTTTTATCCTGTTCCACGGTAAAAGGCATCCCGCCGAGATGGGCGCGGTTGATGTAGAACAGTTTTTAACGCATCTGGCGGTCGCCGGAAAGGTGGCGGCTTCAACGCAGAATCAGGCAAAAAGCGCGATTCTGTTTCTGTACAAGGAGGTTTTGGCGCTGGAACTGCCGTGGCTGAACAAAGTGGAGCGCGCCAAAACGCCCCGGCGTTTGCCGGTAGTATTAAATCGCGAAGAGGTTCAGGCTGTGCTGTCGCGTTTGGATGGAACCTACTGGCTGATTGCCAGCATGCTTTATGGTACTGGCATGCGCATTATGGAATGTCTGCGTCTACGAGTGAAGGATATCGATTTTCAACGGCGCGAAATTTTGATCCGTGACGGCAAGGGCGGGAAAGATCGCGTGACCATGCTGCCGGCGACTTTATGCGATGCATTGAAGACGCATCTGGCAAAAGTGCACCGGTTGCACGATGACGATATCCGGCAGGGATACGGCACGGTGTATCTGCCGTTTGCACTGGCGCGCAAATACACCGGCGCAAACCGGGAATGGGGGTGGCAATATGCGTTTCCGGCGCGTCATTTTTCGACCGATCCGCGCAGTGGGGAAACTCGCCGCCATCATGTGCAGGAGCAGGCCGTGCAACGCGCAGTCAAGCAGGCGGTACGCGACGCCGGTCTGTCCAAACCGGCTACGCCGCATACCTTCCGTCATTCGTTTGCCACGCATCTGCTGGAAAGCGGCTATGATATACGCACCGTGCAGGAATTATTGGGGCATAGCGATGTATCGACAACCATGATATACACCCACGTATTGAACAAGGGCGGCAGGGGCGTAAGCAGTCCGCTCGATAGTTTGTAG